From Pigmentibacter ruber, a single genomic window includes:
- a CDS encoding enoyl-ACP reductase FabI codes for MIQANILAGKRGVVFGVANNKSIAWACAQLCAEQGAQLAFNYLGDAQEKRVRELVKDLPNALVMPCDVTKDEQIADFYQHIQKEWDGIDFIIHSVAFTEKENLKDKFMVVTRESFASTLDISAYSLLAVTRAALPLMKKGGSVITMSYYGAEKVVPRYNVMGVAKAALESCAKYLAYDLGEVGIRVNAISAGPIRTLSSSAIPGIKEMLDNSQKHSPLKRNVTTEDVARSAVYLLSDLSSGVTGEVLHVDCGYNTLGMFSAVE; via the coding sequence ATGATTCAAGCAAACATTCTTGCTGGAAAGCGCGGAGTAGTGTTTGGAGTAGCAAATAATAAGTCTATAGCTTGGGCTTGCGCTCAATTATGTGCCGAGCAGGGTGCTCAATTGGCGTTTAATTATTTGGGAGATGCTCAAGAGAAGCGTGTAAGAGAATTGGTTAAAGATCTGCCAAATGCTCTAGTAATGCCGTGCGACGTAACAAAAGACGAGCAAATAGCTGATTTTTATCAGCACATTCAGAAAGAATGGGACGGTATTGATTTCATTATTCACTCCGTTGCTTTTACAGAAAAAGAAAATTTAAAAGATAAATTTATGGTTGTAACTAGAGAGTCTTTTGCTTCAACTCTCGATATTTCAGCTTATTCGTTGCTTGCCGTGACTAGAGCGGCGTTACCGCTGATGAAAAAAGGCGGAAGTGTAATTACTATGTCGTATTATGGAGCTGAAAAAGTTGTTCCAAGATACAATGTCATGGGAGTTGCAAAAGCTGCACTTGAATCGTGCGCTAAGTATTTAGCTTATGATCTTGGCGAAGTAGGTATTAGGGTAAATGCTATCAGTGCAGGTCCAATTCGTACATTATCATCTAGCGCGATACCAGGAATTAAGGAAATGCTGGATAATTCACAAAAGCACTCTCCACTCAAGAGAAACGTTACTACAGAAGATGTAGCACGTTCGGCTGTATATTTATTATCCGACTTATCCTCAGGTGTTACTGGAGAAGTACTTCATGTGGATTGTGGTTATAATACACTTGGTATGTTTTCAGCAGTAGAGTAA
- a CDS encoding LptF/LptG family permease has translation MIGYHKLDRLLANEIVSLTFVIAASLSSIMMMAKIPRYAQVLFSAPDTATTFLMLLLYSFPSIIKFTVPISLLLACSIVTIRMAADRELEAWMASGVSVLRLARMPTILGFLVMLISLFSALFFEPYSNRQFEMFKWVQSRELVEAMIKNSIREKSFINDAFANSDNVNLVMFLNKVSEDKTDFQDVFIGLKTNSYSYYSIVQSKEGELKKKSNDGFPDYIFSLKNGTGYSGKLANHNLSYFLSNKDEHFKFPQKDFNKNDLILFPKVSDWTITHFSDMHISLINTFKDKFKVEMNQIENSNQLYPREYFNQLSKEMETNLDWNKDIKMVEKLIFIFKQISVPISTIFLPIIGICLGIQDPRRKQFGVYLGVGLVIFALYASISLCQQLSLNFILPPYAMLLATPLILIFIIILLLRWRLKHPPSTGFIAFLQEDFKFKRKRL, from the coding sequence ATGATAGGATATCATAAATTAGATAGGTTGCTTGCGAATGAAATAGTGTCCCTGACGTTTGTAATTGCTGCAAGCCTCAGTTCTATCATGATGATGGCTAAAATTCCACGCTATGCTCAGGTGCTATTTTCTGCACCTGATACTGCAACAACTTTTCTTATGTTATTACTTTATTCCTTTCCTTCTATTATTAAATTTACCGTGCCAATTTCATTATTGCTAGCATGCTCTATTGTCACTATTCGAATGGCAGCAGATAGGGAGTTAGAAGCATGGATGGCAAGTGGAGTTAGTGTTTTAAGATTAGCTAGAATGCCTACTATATTAGGTTTTTTAGTTATGTTAATTTCTTTATTTAGTGCTCTTTTTTTTGAACCGTATTCAAACAGACAGTTTGAAATGTTTAAGTGGGTACAATCAAGAGAACTTGTAGAAGCAATGATAAAAAATTCTATTCGGGAAAAAAGTTTTATCAACGATGCTTTTGCAAATTCAGATAACGTTAACTTAGTAATGTTTTTAAACAAAGTGAGCGAAGATAAAACAGATTTTCAGGATGTATTTATTGGATTAAAGACAAATTCTTATAGTTACTACTCAATTGTACAATCAAAAGAGGGAGAATTAAAAAAGAAATCAAACGATGGTTTTCCTGATTATATTTTTTCGTTAAAAAATGGTACTGGTTATTCTGGTAAATTAGCAAACCATAATTTGTCATATTTCTTATCTAATAAAGATGAACACTTTAAATTTCCTCAAAAAGATTTTAATAAAAATGATTTAATTTTATTTCCAAAAGTTTCTGATTGGACTATTACACATTTTTCTGATATGCACATTTCATTAATAAATACTTTTAAAGACAAGTTTAAAGTTGAAATGAATCAAATTGAAAATTCTAATCAGCTATACCCTCGGGAGTATTTTAACCAATTAAGTAAAGAAATGGAAACAAATTTGGATTGGAACAAAGATATTAAAATGGTTGAAAAACTTATTTTTATTTTTAAACAAATATCAGTTCCAATTTCAACTATATTTCTTCCGATCATTGGAATTTGTTTAGGTATTCAAGATCCAAGAAGAAAACAATTTGGAGTCTATTTAGGAGTTGGTTTAGTTATCTTTGCTTTATATGCATCTATTTCATTATGCCAACAATTATCTTTGAATTTTATTTTACCTCCATATGCAATGCTATTAGCAACACCTCTTATTTTGATATTTATTATTATTTTGTTGTTGCGATGGCGTCTCAAACATCCACCATCAACTGGATTTATTGCCTTTCTGCAAGAAGATTTTAAATTCAAAAGAAAGAGGCTTTAA